A genome region from Geodermatophilus bullaregiensis includes the following:
- a CDS encoding sucrase ferredoxin, whose amino-acid sequence MSTAPAERSGGAVPPAARVGRLDATRCSVTALTRGDSPEATAGPAQRWLLVEQPGPWGRDALAQSRFDPGVAAGLASRARAEGVRVLLVRRPGDRLADSGRRWAYADGRPGHEGLWWSVRGEDADLLDAPWDGSVGERAHGPAYLVCTHGQHDACCALRGRPLARALPAPGPADVWECSHLGGCRFAGNVLVLPHGFAYGQVPGDGTDLVAAHSRGQVALPWLRGRAGLPMPAQAAQGAAREDLGLLGVDDLPLRSSHRLPGSDAEETAGVERFEVVLAGPDGDVVVRVESRPSDEAAQLTCRALHPAHSRVWTALSVSPAG is encoded by the coding sequence GTGAGCACCGCACCGGCCGAACGGTCCGGCGGTGCGGTGCCGCCCGCCGCCCGGGTGGGCCGGCTGGACGCGACCCGCTGCTCGGTCACGGCCCTGACGCGGGGCGACTCCCCCGAGGCGACGGCCGGGCCGGCGCAGCGCTGGCTGCTGGTCGAGCAGCCGGGGCCGTGGGGCCGCGACGCGCTGGCCCAGTCCCGCTTCGACCCCGGTGTGGCCGCCGGCCTGGCCTCCCGGGCGCGGGCGGAGGGCGTGCGGGTGCTGCTGGTCCGCCGTCCCGGCGACCGGCTGGCCGACTCCGGCCGCCGCTGGGCCTACGCCGACGGCCGCCCCGGCCACGAGGGGCTGTGGTGGTCGGTGCGCGGCGAGGACGCCGACCTGCTCGACGCCCCGTGGGACGGGTCGGTCGGCGAGCGGGCGCACGGCCCCGCCTACCTGGTGTGCACGCACGGCCAGCACGACGCCTGCTGCGCGCTCCGCGGCCGGCCGCTGGCCCGCGCGCTGCCCGCGCCGGGCCCGGCCGACGTCTGGGAGTGCAGCCACCTGGGCGGCTGCCGGTTCGCCGGCAACGTGCTCGTCCTGCCGCACGGCTTCGCCTACGGGCAGGTCCCCGGCGACGGCACCGACCTGGTCGCCGCGCACTCCCGCGGGCAGGTGGCCCTGCCGTGGCTGCGCGGGCGGGCCGGCCTGCCCATGCCGGCGCAGGCGGCGCAGGGAGCCGCCCGCGAGGACCTGGGGCTGCTCGGCGTCGACGACCTGCCGCTGCGCTCCTCGCACCGGCTGCCCGGCTCGGACGCCGAGGAGACCGCCGGCGTGGAGCGGTTCGAGGTGGTGCTGGCCGGCCCGGACGGCGACGTGGTCGTCCGGGTGGAGAGCCGGCCCTCCGACGAGGCGGCGCAGCTGACCTGCCGGGCGCTGCACCCGGCGCACTCCCGGGTGTGGACGGCGCTGTCGGTGTCGCCGGCCGGCTAG
- a CDS encoding IS982 family transposase, producing the protein MDADLDTLATALYVRTDDLLKASPGRAPARPAVGIAPRITDAELVTLAVMQALLGRTSEARWLRFAHAQLRHLFPYLPQQPGYNKRLRALADTLRWLIAVLARDTHLWSDDVWVVDSTPVECARSREAAHRSALAGWAEYGYCASHSRYFWGLRLHLLCTLHGLPVGFALSGAKADEREVLLGILDADPALTASRAGQTVIADRHYYGRQFEATLHGHGIALLRPARTGEPKRPGARLFKPLRQVIESINDTFKGQLDLEHHGGHTPLGVWVRVLQRVLALTVVIWHNDHIGAPTPRSLIAYDH; encoded by the coding sequence GTGGACGCCGATCTGGACACCCTCGCCACGGCACTCTATGTACGCACCGACGATCTGCTGAAGGCCTCGCCCGGTCGTGCCCCGGCTCGTCCGGCGGTCGGGATCGCACCGCGGATCACCGACGCCGAATTGGTCACCCTGGCGGTGATGCAGGCGCTGCTGGGGCGCACCAGCGAGGCTCGCTGGCTGCGGTTCGCCCACGCCCAGCTGCGGCACCTGTTTCCGTATCTGCCCCAGCAGCCGGGCTACAACAAGCGGCTGCGCGCCCTGGCCGACACGCTGCGCTGGCTGATCGCGGTGCTGGCCCGGGACACGCATCTGTGGTCTGACGACGTGTGGGTGGTCGACTCCACCCCGGTGGAGTGCGCCCGCTCCCGCGAGGCCGCGCACCGCTCGGCGCTGGCCGGCTGGGCCGAGTACGGCTACTGCGCCAGCCACTCCCGCTACTTCTGGGGACTACGGCTGCATCTGCTCTGCACGCTGCACGGACTACCGGTCGGCTTCGCGCTCTCCGGCGCCAAGGCCGACGAGCGCGAGGTGCTGCTGGGCATCCTCGACGCCGACCCCGCGCTGACTGCCAGCCGAGCCGGACAGACGGTGATCGCCGACCGGCACTACTACGGCCGCCAGTTCGAAGCCACGCTGCACGGCCACGGCATCGCGCTGCTGCGCCCCGCCCGCACCGGCGAGCCCAAACGGCCCGGAGCCCGCCTGTTCAAGCCGCTGCGGCAGGTGATCGAGTCGATCAACGACACCTTCAAAGGCCAGCTCGACCTCGAACACCACGGCGGGCACACCCCGCTCGGGGTCTGGGTCCGCGTCCTGCAACGCGTCCTGGCCCTCACCGTCGTCATCTGGCACAACGACCACATCGGCGCACCGACCCCACGATCACTGATCGCCTACGACCACTGA
- a CDS encoding alkaline phosphatase family protein, producing MTAAGSLPPGLTRPAYGTATLADVLPGVAAALGAPVDRGDLPPDPLGLTAALSGARRVAVLLVDGLGAHLLRAHAAHAPVLAGLATPVGDLAAPCPSTTPVSLTTLGTGVPPGGHGVLGFVTAVPGEDRTLNHVQWADDPDPALWQSRPTVFEQLAVAGVPVTAVAPYAYRGSGLSTAAYRGAGYSGTVGAGDLAALVLQSLAAAPTGLVYGYTPELDLTGHVRGVDSESWRLQLALADRLVEQVVAGLPGDAALLVTADHGMLDVPPYTRVDLDEEPELLDGVALLAGEPRARYVHAVPGAADDVLDAWRGVLGDRAWVTSREEAVASGVFGAVDDGLAARIGDVVALARGPWAMTAGVSEPGPSRLVGYHGSLTDAELAIPLLLARGSALH from the coding sequence GTGACCGCCGCGGGCTCGCTGCCGCCCGGCCTCACCCGCCCCGCCTACGGCACCGCCACCCTCGCCGACGTCCTGCCCGGGGTGGCCGCCGCCCTCGGCGCCCCCGTCGACCGCGGGGACCTGCCGCCCGACCCGCTCGGCCTCACCGCGGCCCTGTCCGGCGCCCGCCGGGTCGCCGTCCTGCTCGTCGACGGGCTCGGCGCCCACCTGCTGCGCGCGCACGCCGCGCACGCCCCGGTGCTGGCCGGCCTCGCCACCCCCGTCGGCGACCTCGCCGCCCCCTGCCCGAGCACCACCCCGGTCAGCCTCACCACCCTGGGCACCGGCGTCCCGCCGGGCGGGCACGGCGTGCTCGGCTTCGTCACCGCCGTCCCGGGCGAGGACCGCACCCTCAACCACGTGCAGTGGGCCGACGACCCCGACCCCGCGCTGTGGCAGTCCCGGCCGACGGTCTTCGAGCAGCTCGCGGTCGCCGGCGTGCCGGTCACCGCCGTCGCGCCCTACGCCTACCGGGGCTCGGGCCTGAGCACGGCGGCCTACCGCGGCGCCGGCTACTCCGGCACCGTCGGCGCCGGCGACCTCGCCGCCCTCGTCCTGCAGTCCCTGGCGGCGGCCCCCACGGGCCTGGTCTACGGCTACACCCCCGAGCTCGACCTGACCGGGCACGTCCGCGGCGTCGACTCCGAGAGCTGGCGGCTGCAGCTGGCGCTGGCCGACCGGCTCGTCGAGCAGGTGGTCGCCGGCCTGCCCGGCGACGCCGCCCTGCTGGTCACCGCCGACCACGGCATGCTCGACGTCCCCCCGTACACCCGCGTCGACCTCGACGAGGAGCCCGAGCTGCTCGACGGCGTCGCGCTGCTGGCCGGTGAGCCGCGGGCGCGCTACGTGCACGCCGTCCCCGGCGCCGCCGACGACGTCCTCGACGCCTGGCGCGGCGTGCTCGGCGACCGCGCGTGGGTCACCAGCCGCGAGGAGGCGGTGGCCAGCGGCGTCTTCGGCGCCGTCGACGACGGCCTGGCCGCCCGCATCGGCGACGTCGTCGCCCTGGCCCGCGGCCCGTGGGCCATGACCGCCGGCGTCTCCGAGCCCGGCCCGAGCCGGCTGGTCGGCTACCACGGCTCGCTCACCGACGCGGAGCTGGCGATCCCGCTGCTGCTCGCCCGCGGGTCGGCGCTGCACTAG
- a CDS encoding class I SAM-dependent methyltransferase, with the protein MPPTAPAPSSGEQLPVRTAAVWVALDAVVGAGTPLRVLDVGGGSGVFAVPLARLGHEVTVVDPSADALATLQRRAQTAGVGDRVRGLQGDGDLLHELPLGSGVPGTDDGGGYDLALCHSVLEVVDDPSTTLGEITRALRPGGQVSVATVNRAGAVLARALGGHPKEALALLEDRDPAPGRTRPARRRFGPDDLLALVTAAGLRPGEWRGVAVVSDLLDAASGADPEAVRRLELALAGTSPYRDVATGLHVLATRP; encoded by the coding sequence GTGCCGCCGACTGCCCCCGCTCCGTCCTCCGGCGAGCAGCTGCCCGTCCGCACCGCCGCGGTCTGGGTCGCGCTCGACGCGGTCGTCGGCGCGGGGACGCCGCTGCGGGTGCTCGACGTCGGCGGCGGCAGCGGCGTGTTCGCCGTCCCGCTGGCCCGCCTCGGCCACGAGGTCACCGTCGTCGACCCCAGCGCCGACGCCCTGGCCACCCTCCAGCGGCGCGCCCAGACCGCCGGCGTCGGCGACCGCGTGCGGGGCCTGCAGGGCGACGGCGACCTGCTGCACGAGCTCCCCCTCGGCAGCGGCGTGCCGGGGACGGACGACGGCGGCGGCTACGACCTCGCGCTGTGCCACTCGGTGCTCGAGGTCGTCGACGACCCCTCGACCACCCTCGGCGAGATCACCCGCGCGCTGCGCCCCGGCGGCCAGGTGAGCGTCGCGACCGTCAACCGCGCCGGCGCCGTCCTCGCCCGCGCGCTCGGCGGCCACCCCAAGGAGGCGCTGGCCCTGCTCGAGGACCGCGACCCCGCGCCCGGCCGCACCCGCCCGGCCCGCCGCCGCTTCGGTCCCGACGACCTGCTCGCCCTCGTCACCGCGGCCGGGCTGCGGCCGGGGGAGTGGCGCGGCGTCGCCGTCGTGAGCGACCTGCTCGACGCCGCCTCCGGCGCCGACCCCGAGGCCGTGCGCCGCCTCGAGCTCGCGCTGGCCGGCACCTCGCCCTACCGCGACGTCGCCACCGGCCTGCACGTCCTGGCCACCCGGCCGTGA
- a CDS encoding VOC family protein, translating into MPKQIPCLWFDGRAEEAAEFYTSIFPNSSIDQVARYGPDMPAPEGSAMTVGFTLDGQAYVGLNGGPQFPFTEAISFQIHCADQDEVDHYWSRLTDGGEEGQCGWLKDRFGVSWQVVPVEMFSLLGDPDPGRAQRATEAMLRMRRIDVATIREAADRVPA; encoded by the coding sequence ATGCCGAAGCAGATCCCGTGCCTGTGGTTCGACGGCCGCGCCGAGGAGGCCGCGGAGTTCTACACGTCGATCTTCCCGAACTCCTCGATCGACCAGGTCGCCCGCTACGGCCCCGACATGCCGGCGCCCGAGGGCAGCGCCATGACGGTCGGCTTCACCCTCGACGGCCAGGCCTACGTCGGCCTCAACGGCGGCCCGCAGTTCCCCTTCACCGAGGCGATCTCCTTCCAGATCCACTGCGCCGACCAGGACGAGGTCGACCACTACTGGTCCCGGCTCACCGACGGCGGCGAGGAGGGGCAGTGCGGCTGGCTCAAGGACCGCTTCGGCGTCTCCTGGCAGGTCGTCCCCGTCGAGATGTTCTCGCTGCTCGGCGACCCCGACCCGGGTCGCGCCCAGCGGGCCACCGAGGCGATGCTGCGGATGCGCCGGATCGACGTCGCCACCATCCGGGAGGCCGCCGACCGCGTCCCCGCCTGA
- a CDS encoding DNA polymerase III subunit alpha translates to MTGDPFVHLHVASGYSLRYGANHPADLVARAAEHGMTALALTDRDGLYGAVKFALACRSAGLRPLFGVDLAVVPAVDTAVPPARAQVLGDDDELSARRAARQRAGEQGAGGRGDAGRATPARRSPVRGGAGVDPRLPRVTFLARDGAGWRSLCRLTSATHLRGTRGEPVASLAMAAEHTPGLVAVLGPDSPVGRALAAGRADVASARLSAWRSVFGPGSLVVELVHHRGRGDRSRAQRLMRFAAEEGVPVVLTNAVRYVDALDAPTADVLDASRRLVALDSRHVDRRTAEGYLKSGKEMAEVAEDLAGPDRDAALRLLERTARLAEQCAVDVAGDLGVGSVRYPELDVVTAPGERGTSPSQVLRARCEAGLGRRGVAPTGEVTRRLDDELAVIDALGYPSYFLTVADVVDLIRGLRVRAAARGSGAGSLVTYLLGISDVDPIRYGLLMERFLSPLRHQLPDVDIDVESARRMEVYDAVIDRFGAHRVSCISMMDTYRVRHAIRDVGAALGLPPAEVDAVAKAFPHIRANQVHAALRDLPELRASRLGSRRGGGTGDLDLLFDLVARLDGLPRHIALHPCGVLLSDATLLDRTPVESSYLGYPMSQFDKDDVEELGLLKLDLLGIRMQSAIAHALDEVARVDGETVDIDAIPRDDPTTFELIRSTRTLGMFQIESPGQRELVGKFGPETFEDIVIDISLFRPGPVKSDMVTPFLLARNGWREPVYPHPDLAPYLRETAGVVVFHEQVLQIVAQMTGCDLAQADEVRRALGDRELHPEVRAWFMPVALSRYPVEVVEQVWEVLVAFGSFGFCKAHAAAFALPTYQSAWLKTHHPAAFLAGVLTHDPGMYPKRLILDDARNFGVRVLGLDVNASAGVYRVERLAGPDRREDWRPPEWMPPAIRDPSAYGIRLALADVKGISEEEVERIVAGQPYRSLPDFWTRASVSRPVVERLVLAGGFDSLYGFGVRDREAGRPTRARGSVTRRDLLLQISELDRWSRSGARAGSVGQLSLDLLGVELPGEPDGDGDGGPAGTALSWSAGSGLPEFTDAELVRAELEVLGLDASRHVVDFYRPFLAAVGAVPAGELLGSRSGAEVLVAGVKVATQTPPIRSGRRVVFVTLDDGTGCTDSTFFEDVQGPYAATVFHSWLLVVRGVLRRTGPRGVSIRATGAWELPALHEAWETGGPAAVAEHMAAPGEYTEQAITGAAASHGSRPVVVRPVLVHPTGFRMSPYADIKPAGDDAATAIRRAAAQQGTTARDASAPRKLWHSSPGSPGH, encoded by the coding sequence GTGACCGGCGACCCCTTCGTCCACCTGCACGTCGCCTCCGGGTACTCCCTGCGGTACGGGGCCAACCACCCCGCCGACCTGGTGGCGCGCGCCGCCGAGCACGGCATGACGGCGCTGGCGCTGACCGACCGGGACGGCCTCTACGGTGCGGTGAAGTTCGCGCTCGCCTGCCGGTCGGCGGGGCTGCGGCCGTTGTTCGGAGTCGACCTCGCGGTCGTCCCCGCGGTGGACACCGCCGTGCCGCCGGCCCGGGCGCAGGTGCTGGGCGACGACGACGAGCTGTCCGCGCGCAGGGCGGCGCGCCAGCGCGCAGGTGAGCAGGGCGCGGGCGGACGGGGTGACGCGGGGCGGGCGACCCCTGCCCGGCGCAGCCCGGTGCGCGGTGGGGCCGGCGTGGACCCGCGGCTGCCGCGGGTCACCTTCCTCGCCCGCGACGGCGCCGGCTGGCGCTCGCTGTGCCGGCTGACCAGCGCCACGCACCTGCGCGGCACCCGCGGGGAGCCGGTCGCCTCGCTGGCGATGGCCGCCGAGCACACCCCGGGCCTGGTCGCCGTGCTGGGGCCGGACTCGCCGGTGGGCCGGGCGCTGGCCGCTGGGCGGGCCGACGTCGCCTCCGCCCGGCTGTCGGCCTGGCGCTCGGTGTTCGGTCCCGGCTCGCTGGTGGTCGAGCTGGTGCACCACCGCGGCCGGGGCGACCGCTCCCGCGCGCAGCGGCTGATGCGCTTCGCCGCCGAGGAGGGCGTGCCGGTGGTGCTCACCAACGCCGTCCGGTACGTCGACGCCCTCGACGCGCCGACCGCCGACGTCCTCGACGCCTCCCGGCGGCTGGTCGCCCTCGACTCCCGGCACGTCGACCGGCGCACCGCGGAGGGGTACCTGAAGTCGGGCAAGGAGATGGCCGAGGTCGCCGAGGACCTCGCCGGCCCGGACCGCGACGCGGCGCTGCGGCTGCTCGAGCGCACCGCCCGGCTGGCCGAGCAGTGCGCCGTCGACGTCGCCGGCGACCTCGGCGTGGGGTCGGTCCGCTATCCCGAGCTCGACGTCGTCACCGCGCCCGGCGAGCGGGGGACGAGCCCGTCCCAGGTGCTGCGCGCCCGCTGCGAGGCGGGGCTGGGCCGGCGGGGGGTGGCGCCCACCGGCGAGGTCACCCGGCGGCTGGACGACGAGCTCGCCGTCATCGACGCCCTCGGCTACCCGTCCTACTTCCTCACCGTCGCCGACGTGGTCGACCTCATCAGGGGCCTGCGGGTCCGCGCCGCGGCCCGGGGGTCGGGCGCGGGCAGCCTGGTCACCTACCTGCTCGGCATCTCCGACGTCGACCCGATCCGCTACGGCCTGCTGATGGAGCGGTTTCTCTCCCCGCTGCGCCACCAGCTGCCCGACGTCGACATCGACGTGGAGTCCGCCCGGCGGATGGAGGTCTACGACGCGGTCATCGACCGCTTCGGCGCCCACCGGGTCAGCTGCATCTCGATGATGGACACCTACCGGGTCCGGCACGCCATCCGCGACGTCGGCGCCGCGCTCGGGCTGCCGCCGGCCGAGGTCGACGCCGTCGCCAAGGCCTTCCCGCACATCCGGGCCAACCAGGTGCACGCCGCGCTGCGCGACCTGCCGGAGCTGCGGGCCAGCCGGCTCGGCTCGCGCCGCGGCGGCGGCACCGGCGACCTCGACCTGCTCTTCGACCTCGTCGCCCGGCTCGACGGCCTGCCCCGGCACATCGCGCTGCACCCGTGCGGCGTGCTGCTGTCGGACGCGACGCTGCTCGACCGCACGCCGGTGGAGAGCAGCTACCTCGGCTACCCGATGAGCCAGTTCGACAAGGACGACGTCGAGGAGCTCGGGCTGCTCAAGCTCGACCTGCTGGGCATCCGCATGCAGTCGGCGATCGCGCACGCCCTCGACGAGGTGGCCCGGGTCGACGGCGAGACCGTCGACATCGACGCGATCCCGCGCGACGACCCGACCACCTTCGAGCTGATCCGCAGCACCCGGACCCTCGGCATGTTCCAGATCGAGTCGCCGGGGCAGCGCGAGCTGGTCGGCAAGTTCGGGCCCGAGACGTTCGAGGACATCGTCATCGACATCTCGCTGTTCCGGCCCGGCCCGGTGAAGAGCGACATGGTGACGCCGTTCCTCCTGGCCCGGAACGGCTGGCGGGAGCCGGTCTACCCGCACCCCGACCTCGCGCCGTACCTGCGGGAGACCGCCGGCGTCGTGGTCTTCCACGAGCAGGTGCTGCAGATCGTGGCGCAGATGACCGGCTGCGACCTGGCCCAGGCCGACGAGGTGCGCCGCGCGCTGGGCGACAGGGAGCTGCACCCGGAGGTGCGGGCCTGGTTCATGCCCGTGGCGCTGTCGCGCTATCCGGTCGAGGTGGTCGAGCAGGTGTGGGAGGTGCTCGTCGCCTTCGGCTCCTTCGGCTTCTGCAAGGCCCACGCGGCGGCGTTCGCGCTGCCCACCTACCAGTCGGCGTGGCTGAAGACCCACCACCCCGCCGCCTTCCTCGCCGGGGTGCTCACCCACGACCCGGGCATGTACCCGAAGCGGCTGATCCTCGACGACGCCCGCAACTTCGGCGTCCGGGTGCTGGGGCTCGACGTCAACGCCTCGGCGGGGGTCTACCGGGTGGAGCGGCTGGCCGGGCCCGACCGGCGGGAGGACTGGCGCCCACCGGAGTGGATGCCGCCGGCGATACGCGACCCGTCGGCCTACGGGATCCGGCTCGCCCTCGCCGACGTCAAGGGCATCTCCGAGGAGGAGGTCGAGCGGATCGTCGCCGGGCAGCCGTACCGGTCGCTCCCCGACTTCTGGACGCGGGCGTCGGTGTCCCGCCCGGTGGTCGAGCGGCTGGTGCTGGCCGGCGGCTTCGACTCCCTGTACGGCTTCGGGGTGCGCGACCGCGAGGCCGGCCGGCCCACCCGCGCCCGCGGGTCGGTGACCCGCCGCGACCTGCTGCTGCAGATCAGCGAGCTCGACCGGTGGAGCCGCAGCGGGGCGAGGGCCGGCTCGGTGGGGCAGCTCAGCCTCGACCTGCTCGGTGTCGAGCTGCCCGGGGAGCCCGACGGTGACGGTGACGGCGGCCCGGCCGGGACGGCGCTGTCCTGGAGCGCGGGGTCCGGGCTGCCCGAGTTCACCGACGCCGAGCTGGTGCGGGCCGAGCTGGAGGTGCTCGGGCTGGACGCCAGCCGGCACGTCGTCGACTTCTACCGGCCCTTCCTCGCCGCGGTGGGCGCGGTGCCGGCCGGTGAGCTGCTCGGCAGCCGCAGCGGCGCCGAGGTGCTGGTCGCCGGGGTCAAGGTGGCCACCCAGACCCCGCCGATCCGGTCGGGGCGCCGGGTGGTCTTCGTGACCCTCGACGACGGCACCGGCTGCACCGACTCGACCTTCTTCGAGGACGTGCAGGGACCCTACGCCGCGACGGTGTTCCACTCCTGGCTGCTGGTCGTCCGCGGGGTGCTGCGGCGCACCGGCCCGCGCGGGGTGTCGATCCGGGCGACCGGGGCGTGGGAGCTGCCGGCGCTGCACGAGGCGTGGGAGACCGGTGGGCCGGCGGCGGTGGCCGAGCACATGGCCGCGCCGGGGGAGTACACCGAGCAGGCCATCACCGGGGCGGCGGCCTCGCACGGGTCCCGGCCGGTGGTGGTCAGACCGGTGCTCGTGCACCCGACCGGCTTCCGCATGTCGCCCTACGCCGACATCAAACCCGCCGGCGACGACGCCGCGACCGCGATCCGGCGGGCCGCCGCGCAGCAGGGGACGACGGCGCGGGACGCGTCGGCACCGCGGAAGCTGTGGCACTCCAGCCCCGGCAGCCCGGGCCACTGA
- a CDS encoding SAV_6107 family HEPN domain-containing protein has product MGAAHAMADQLPLPPPLPAAAAQLLDQATRALGEAARATDARERYATAHLGALRAAAAVLAARTRPESGRRRPRSAWVLLEQVAPELGEWATFFAAGAAKRAAAEAGLSRAVTEREADDLVRDVGSFLAVVEDLLGRTPEPAPRPRVVGGTAHRPVRGR; this is encoded by the coding sequence ATGGGCGCCGCGCACGCCATGGCCGACCAGCTGCCCCTGCCCCCGCCGCTGCCGGCGGCCGCGGCCCAGCTGCTCGACCAGGCCACCCGGGCGCTGGGCGAGGCCGCCCGCGCCACCGACGCGCGGGAGCGCTACGCCACCGCCCACCTGGGTGCGCTCCGGGCGGCCGCGGCGGTGCTCGCCGCCCGCACCCGGCCGGAGAGCGGCCGCCGCCGGCCGCGCAGCGCCTGGGTGCTGCTCGAGCAGGTCGCCCCGGAGCTGGGGGAGTGGGCCACCTTCTTCGCCGCCGGTGCCGCCAAGCGCGCCGCGGCCGAGGCCGGGCTGTCCCGCGCGGTCACCGAGCGCGAGGCCGACGACCTGGTCCGCGACGTCGGCTCCTTCCTCGCCGTGGTCGAGGACCTGCTCGGCCGCACCCCCGAGCCGGCTCCGCGTCCGCGGGTGGTCGGCGGCACCGCCCACCGTCCCGTCCGCGGGCGGTGA
- a CDS encoding DUF6504 family protein, which translates to MSRVLGEVGERVGEEVRVERGPLGPAQFWRGQWRYVVGELLDSWVETAPWWQRPADTPGGASADLVAPREVFRVEAVRAGRSRMSFAGVYDLCWDAADNRWSLVRVHD; encoded by the coding sequence ATGAGCCGGGTGCTGGGTGAGGTCGGCGAGCGGGTCGGCGAGGAGGTGCGGGTCGAGCGGGGTCCGCTCGGTCCCGCGCAGTTCTGGCGCGGGCAGTGGCGCTACGTCGTCGGTGAGCTGCTCGACTCGTGGGTGGAGACCGCGCCCTGGTGGCAGCGGCCCGCCGACACCCCCGGCGGCGCCTCGGCCGACCTGGTCGCCCCCCGCGAGGTGTTCCGGGTCGAGGCGGTGCGGGCCGGGCGCTCGCGGATGAGTTTCGCCGGGGTCTACGACCTGTGCTGGGACGCCGCCGACAACCGGTGGTCGCTCGTGCGGGTGCACGACTGA
- a CDS encoding YbaK/EbsC family protein, protein MSRPTHPRVAAFADLLAGAGAVGRVHELPSGAHTAAEAAAALGVPVGAIANSLVFDVGGAPLLVLTSGAHRVDVGKVAALLGVLRVDRASADFVRAHTGQPIGGVAPLGHPAPIGTLVDVELARHERVWAAAGHPSAVFPTSYDELLRLTAGTAAEVGDGPARTASTTTTPDPAAVGP, encoded by the coding sequence ATGAGCCGCCCCACCCACCCCCGGGTGGCCGCGTTCGCCGACCTCCTCGCCGGGGCCGGCGCCGTCGGGCGGGTCCACGAGCTCCCGTCCGGCGCGCACACCGCCGCCGAGGCCGCCGCCGCGCTCGGCGTCCCGGTCGGGGCGATCGCCAACAGCCTGGTCTTCGACGTCGGCGGCGCGCCGCTGCTGGTGCTCACCAGCGGCGCGCACCGGGTCGACGTCGGGAAGGTCGCCGCGCTGCTGGGCGTCCTCCGCGTCGACCGCGCCTCGGCCGACTTCGTCCGCGCGCACACCGGCCAGCCCATCGGCGGGGTGGCCCCCCTCGGCCACCCCGCGCCCATCGGCACGCTGGTCGACGTCGAGCTGGCCCGCCACGAGCGCGTCTGGGCCGCGGCCGGGCACCCGTCCGCGGTCTTCCCCACCAGCTACGACGAGCTGCTGCGGCTGACCGCCGGTACCGCCGCGGAGGTCGGCGACGGGCCGGCGCGGACCGCGAGCACCACGACCACCCCGGACCCCGCGGCGGTGGGTCCGTGA
- a CDS encoding GNAT family N-acetyltransferase — protein MTGTTPATRVTELPVGWLRDHMHEALSIYGEAMGYDASVVAGRYGYAVQHTERPGFRAVGAFAATPDGEQLVGFGYGYLIAPGQWWHDQVRAALDRRTAKRWLPGAFEVCELHVHPQAQSRGLGRRLLHALVEGVPAPAALLSTPDADTKAFRLYHADGFVDLARGHHFPGDARPFAILGARLPLRASAS, from the coding sequence GTGACCGGCACGACACCCGCGACGCGGGTGACCGAGCTCCCCGTCGGGTGGTTGCGCGACCACATGCACGAGGCGCTGTCCATCTACGGCGAGGCGATGGGCTACGACGCCTCGGTGGTGGCCGGCCGCTACGGCTACGCCGTCCAGCACACCGAGCGCCCCGGGTTCCGGGCCGTCGGCGCCTTCGCCGCCACCCCCGACGGCGAGCAGCTGGTCGGGTTCGGCTACGGCTACCTCATCGCCCCCGGCCAGTGGTGGCACGACCAGGTGCGCGCCGCGCTGGACCGGCGCACCGCCAAGCGCTGGCTGCCCGGCGCCTTCGAGGTGTGCGAGCTGCACGTGCACCCCCAGGCGCAGAGCCGCGGCCTGGGCCGCCGGCTGCTGCACGCGCTGGTCGAGGGCGTCCCCGCCCCGGCGGCGCTGCTGTCCACGCCCGACGCCGACACCAAGGCCTTCCGGCTGTACCACGCCGACGGGTTCGTCGACCTCGCCCGCGGCCACCACTTCCCCGGCGACGCCCGCCCGTTCGCCATCCTCGGCGCCCGGCTCCCGCTGCGCGCGAGCGCGTCCTGA